The nucleotide sequence CGCACCGCGGCAACCTTCGCGGCGGTCGCGTCCGACGGAGGGCCGGAGGCGCTCGATCGGATCGCCGAACTGGTGCGTCGCCCTGAACGTCGCGGTCGGCTGCGCCCGATCGATCGGCCCGATGCGCGCGAGGAAGCGCGTCATGCGCTGCGCGAGGACTCGGTTGCCCGTAGCCTCGAGCGACTCGGCTGCGACGCGACCTCGATTCGAAAAGAGCTTCGGAGTTGCCTGACGGCGACCCGCGATCGAACCAACGCGAGCGATGCGCACGAGGCGTGGCGGGTGGTGGAGCGCGAGACCACTCGTCGGCGACGCGGTGCCGGAATCGTCTTCGAGCGGCGTCTCGAGGCACCGCTTCACGATCAACGATTTCTGTTGCCGGGCTGGACCGAGCTTCCGGCCTTCGAGCGAGAGGCCTGGCTCGCAGATGAGGCGAGGACTCCGAACGCGCACCTGCATGCAGAGCTGGCCTGGATGGCGTGCGACGGTTTTCGCAACGTGGAGGAGATCGCGGATCTGGTGTGGCTCGAGACCGGACAACGCTCGGACGTATTCATCGAACGTTTCTTCGACCGCCTGGAGCGTCTCGAGCTGGCGCGTTCGCTCGACCCCTCGGAGCCGAAACGATGATCGGAGCCCGCGAGGCGCGCGGGCTCCGATCGGTTGTTTGGGCGTTCTCAGGTGCTAGTGGTGAGTCGAATCCGCGAGAGTCGCCGCCGGCTTGACGCTCGAAGCAGGAGGAGCGACGCCTTCGAAGCTGCTCAGCGGCGCGAGCCGGGCCTTCTTGATGAGAGCCTTCTTGCCGGGGTTGCGCCCGCCGCCACCCGCTTGCGGCAGCTTGGCGTCGGATGCAAAGGCGGCGATCTTGTCGACCGCGTCCATGCCCTTGATCACCTGGCCGAACACCGTATAGCCGCCTGCGTCGAGCGACGGGAGCTTGGTGAGGTCGATGAAGAACTGGCTTCCGCTCGACGCCCGGGTCGGGTTGACCTGATCGCCCTGGCGAGCGGTCGCCACGGCTCCACGCACGTGTGGCAGGCCGATCTCGGCCTCGACGGTGTAGCCGGGACCACCCTGTCCGTCATCGGCCGGGTTCGTATTCTTCGAATTGGGGTCGCCACCCTGAATCATGAAGTTCGCGATCACGCGATGAAAGGACACGCCGTCATAGAATCCCTGCTTCACCAGCTTGGCGAAGTTCGCGCTGGTCTTCGGCGCCTTGACCGGGTCCAGCTTGATGACGATGTCGCCGAGCGTCGTCTCGAGCACGACGGCCTGCGCTTCGGACGGAGTGGTCGCGGCGGTCGTCGCCGGGGCGGTCGACGCCGGCGCCACGGTGATAGAAACGAGCAGCGCAGCAGCGATGCAGAGCGTCGTGACACCCGTCAAGGGGTTGCGTCCGAGCATGGTGACCTCCTCAGAGAGTCGAATCAGAGACGCGGGGGCGATGAAGAGCCCCGCGTGGGTACGTCGGTCCGGGAGCGATGACGCAGTCTAGCATTGGGGGAGTGCGAAGCGATTGCTATACTCCGCGGCCGTTCGTCGAACCAGAATGTCACCGAAGCGTCAGGCGCGTGTCGCCATCGCCACGACACCCCACTGGCGTCCGGTGACTCCCCGGTCCCGACGGTGCGAGAAGTACCGGCCATTGCTGCACGAGGTGCACTCTCCGACGTCCTGGATGGCGGCGGGGTCGACCCCGACCGCTTCGAGCTGAAGGCGGGCGGCACCGGGGACGTCGAGGCGCAGGCTTTCACCTCGATGGGTCACGCAAGGCGCCGGAAAGTGAGCCGCCACTTCCGGGCCCACTTCATAACAACACGGGCGATTGGCGGGGCCAAAATGGACATGAACGTCGCCGGCACTCAGGCCCGTTGCGTCGCACAGCGCTTCGAGCGCACGTCGCGGGATGTGGGCGGCGACGCCGCGCCAGCCGGCGTGAGCGACGGCCACGCCGCGGTGGGTCGTGAACAGAATGGGAAGGCAGTCAGCACCAGACACGGCAAGGGCGAGACCCGGGTGAGTGGTGACGAGCGCATCACAGTCCGGATGCAGGCCGGGCGAGTTCACTCGGGTGACGACGGCGCCATGGATCTGGCCGGCGGTTGCGAGTCGATCGATCGACAAGTCGAGAGCGGCAAGGACACGGGTGCGATTGGCTGCGACGAAGGAAGCGTCGTCCGCTGTCGATCGGCCGAGATTGAGTGAATCGTAGGGCGGAGGGCTCACACCGCCGAGGCGGGTCGTGAACGCGATCCGCGCGAGATGAGGATCATCGAGGTGCCGCCACAGCGGCGGTGTTCCGTCCGAATCGAGTTTCCACATGGGTCGCGCACGCTAGGCGCGCGACGTTGCGAGGTCAAGATCCGTGAGGCGACGAGCATCATGATGCAGCGAAGCGTCGAACGAATGATCGGGAGTGCCGTGCTTGCCCTGATGATGGCGGTCGGAACGGTGGTCGGGACTGCGCAGCACTCGGGAGCTCAGACGAGCGGAGGAGTGCCTCGCAATGCGCCCGGTGTCAGCCGTGCGATCGCGCGGGTGGGCACGATGGAGATCACCGAGGGCGAACTCGACCGACGATCCGACGAAGCACTGGCTCAGATGCGGGCGCGCAGTGGCGCCGACATTCTGGCAAGTCAGCGCCTCACGTTCCGCCGGCAGATTCTGGAGTCGCTCATCTGG is from Candidatus Eisenbacteria bacterium and encodes:
- a CDS encoding peptidylprolyl isomerase produces the protein MLGRNPLTGVTTLCIAAALLVSITVAPASTAPATTAATTPSEAQAVVLETTLGDIVIKLDPVKAPKTSANFAKLVKQGFYDGVSFHRVIANFMIQGGDPNSKNTNPADDGQGGPGYTVEAEIGLPHVRGAVATARQGDQVNPTRASSGSQFFIDLTKLPSLDAGGYTVFGQVIKGMDAVDKIAAFASDAKLPQAGGGGRNPGKKALIKKARLAPLSSFEGVAPPASSVKPAATLADSTHH
- the pgeF gene encoding peptidoglycan editing factor PgeF — protein: MWKLDSDGTPPLWRHLDDPHLARIAFTTRLGGVSPPPYDSLNLGRSTADDASFVAANRTRVLAALDLSIDRLATAGQIHGAVVTRVNSPGLHPDCDALVTTHPGLALAVSGADCLPILFTTHRGVAVAHAGWRGVAAHIPRRALEALCDATGLSAGDVHVHFGPANRPCCYEVGPEVAAHFPAPCVTHRGESLRLDVPGAARLQLEAVGVDPAAIQDVGECTSCSNGRYFSHRRDRGVTGRQWGVVAMATRA